The genomic segment GCCTTCTGTTGTCCAATTCCTTTGATGGGAAGCAGACAGCCTTCCCCATCCTTCATTATCCTGTTCAGCGAATCCTCCCCAAGATGCTGAACAATATCTTTTGCCCGTTTTTCTCCGCATCCCTTGATTAAGGGTGAAGCTAAAAAAGCGATAATCTGACTTTTTGTTTTCGGCAACGGCCGTTCCCAACGGGTGACTTCCAGTTGCTTCCCATACTGTGGATGAGTGACCCATTCCCCATCCACCGTAATTGTTTCCCCACTGTCCACCCCGTAAATTGATCCCTTGATAACATAATCCCCATCACTGGCCTCCAGTTTGGCAATCAGGAAATCCTCTTTTCGGTAAATGATCTTGGTGATTTTTCCGGTGAACATCTCCCCCACCCCCTTATCTCGTTTCGCAAATGTTCTCGTAAATGTTCGACTAAAACGGGGATGATGAAGGTCGGGGTTAGAATTTTTTTCCTTGGGATCGTTTTTCCGTCAGGGTCAATTTTCTTATACACTCTTTCAAAGAATGACATGGGGAACCGGAATGTTTCTTTCTTTCTCTTGTTAATAAAGGCCTGGCACTTTTCTATAAACGTCAGTTTTTCGTTGATTTCTGCTTTTTCATCTGTATTTGCAGTAGATTCTGTTTCAATGTGCTCCATTTGGTCTTGTAATTCTTCCCGAACTTCCTCCAATGTTTCTGCAACTTCTTCAGCTGTAGTTTTTTCTATCGCTTCATATTGCTTCAAATACTCTTTCATTTCTTTTTTGTCATTGGTCGTATTAGCTTTGTGCAAAAGTTCTTTGGCTTCCTTCTTCTGCTTTTCCACGCTGCCAGGGAGGGTAGACTCTATCGTTGCATCACAATCAATGCTTTTGGCAAATTCCCAGAACTCTTCCCCTGTCATTTCATCGTCCAAAATTCTCTGAACGAGCGGAACAGATTTAATGATGTGCCAGATTTTGAAAGGCACATCGGTGACCCTTCCCTTCGTCTTGACGAACTTAGGCTTGTAGTCTTCCGGTTTGTTCATCTCGACAAAAATGTATCCAGGGGTTAGACATCTCAATTGAGGGTCTTTCTCTCGACCTACCAGCTTTTGAGTAAAGCTGGCGATAATATGTACCGCTTTGATTCCAGTTTTCTGCCGTTTCATGAGGTATTCAAGCATCTCTTTCGCCCGAAATTCCATACCAGTCCGCACCTGAACAGTAAAAACTGCTGAATAGTACATTCCTTTTCCCCCTTTGAAATTCCTAATTTCCAGCACACAACTTCCTGCTAAAGAAGCTCTGGGCTGGAAACTGCTAAAATGATTGATCTAACATCGTTTCCAGCACTTTACGAATGGATCTTTCAAAATATTGTTTTGCCTCACTTCTTTGAAAGCCCGTATGCTCTTCTATCTCCTTAAAATTAAGCCTGTTCTGGTACCGCAACAGAAAAATTTCTTTCTCTATCGGCGATAACCGTTCAAGCCACCAAGCTTCTGGCTCTTCCCCTATTC from the Microaerobacter geothermalis genome contains:
- a CDS encoding transcription termination/antitermination NusG family protein; this translates as MYYSAVFTVQVRTGMEFRAKEMLEYLMKRQKTGIKAVHIIASFTQKLVGREKDPQLRCLTPGYIFVEMNKPEDYKPKFVKTKGRVTDVPFKIWHIIKSVPLVQRILDDEMTGEEFWEFAKSIDCDATIESTLPGSVEKQKKEAKELLHKANTTNDKKEMKEYLKQYEAIEKTTAEEVAETLEEVREELQDQMEHIETESTANTDEKAEINEKLTFIEKCQAFINKRKKETFRFPMSFFERVYKKIDPDGKTIPRKKILTPTFIIPVLVEHLREHLRNEIRGWGRCSPEKSPRSFTEKRIS